In Candidatus Omnitrophota bacterium, one DNA window encodes the following:
- a CDS encoding ATP synthase subunit C yields the protein MKAGKVKVLLLVLLLLVVTFFAADCVFAAEGAVTGDPSVARWAFLSAAIAAGLGSIGAGLAVAYVGAAAVGAMSEKPEVAGKALIYVGLAEGIAIYGLIIAIMILGKI from the coding sequence ATGAAGGCTGGAAAGGTCAAGGTTCTTTTGTTGGTATTGCTGTTATTGGTTGTCACTTTCTTTGCGGCTGATTGCGTGTTTGCGGCTGAAGGCGCGGTTACAGGCGATCCGTCGGTGGCCAGGTGGGCGTTCTTATCGGCAGCTATTGCCGCGGGGTTAGGTTCGATCGGCGCGGGATTGGCTGTCGCTTATGTAGGCGCCGCGGCTGTGGGCGCGATGAGCGAAAAACCGGAAGTCGCGGGCAAGGCCCTTATCTACGTTGGCCTCGCCGAAGGTATTGCCATTTACGGTTTGATCATCGCCATAATGATATTAGGCAAGATATAA
- a CDS encoding V-type ATP synthase subunit A, protein MAKVAGKVFRVNGPVVEIEEVSFLRMLDMVEVGEQHLIGEVVRLKEDRAYLQVYEDTTSIKAGDFVYTEGYPLYVELGPGLIGTIYDGIQRPLELIKEKQGVYISRGVHVTPLDKQRKWQFFPAAKAGDTLKGGQLLGLVQETLLIKHKIMVPPDTGGQVKWIAPEGEYCLEDKIAVIVDAGVEKDISMLQRWPVRKPRPYKERLPISEPLITGQRVIDTLFPIGKGGCVAVPGGFGTGKTVIQHQLAKWSDANIVIYVGCGERGNEMTDVLLHFPKLIDPRTQRPLLERTIFIANTSNMPVAAREASIYTGITLAEYYRDMGYNVALMADSTSRWAEALRELSGRLEEMPLEEGFPAYLPSRLAEFYERAGKIKTAEDKEGSITIIAAVSPPGGDFSEPVTSHTKRFIRCFWALDRDLANARHYPSISWIDSYSEYLDDVKDWWHANIDKEWLSLRYTIMDLLQREQRLQQVVKLVGPDVLPQAQRLVLEVCFVFRNAFLQQVSYDAVDTFSSARKQFLMLNAILHFYRKSEELIKKGINVQELRQVPVYEELLRMKQKYTENELDKFAQLKANIDESLGELDF, encoded by the coding sequence TTGGCTAAGGTTGCGGGAAAGGTATTCAGGGTAAACGGCCCGGTCGTCGAGATCGAAGAGGTGTCCTTTTTAAGGATGCTGGATATGGTCGAGGTCGGCGAGCAGCATTTGATCGGGGAGGTAGTCAGGCTTAAAGAAGACCGCGCCTATCTTCAGGTCTATGAAGATACTACATCCATAAAAGCCGGAGATTTTGTTTACACGGAGGGTTATCCTCTTTACGTGGAGCTCGGCCCGGGTTTGATCGGAACGATCTACGACGGCATTCAAAGGCCGCTGGAGTTGATAAAAGAAAAACAAGGGGTTTATATAAGCCGCGGGGTGCACGTGACTCCGCTGGATAAACAGAGAAAATGGCAGTTTTTCCCCGCAGCTAAGGCCGGAGATACACTTAAAGGCGGGCAGCTTCTCGGCCTGGTGCAGGAAACGCTTTTGATCAAACATAAGATAATGGTTCCTCCTGATACAGGGGGGCAGGTAAAATGGATAGCCCCGGAAGGCGAATATTGCCTGGAGGATAAGATAGCTGTTATTGTTGACGCCGGGGTTGAAAAAGATATTTCCATGCTTCAGCGCTGGCCGGTAAGAAAACCCCGGCCGTACAAAGAAAGACTGCCTATTTCCGAACCATTGATCACCGGGCAGAGGGTTATTGATACTTTATTTCCCATTGGAAAGGGCGGATGTGTGGCAGTGCCCGGAGGGTTCGGGACAGGCAAGACCGTTATCCAGCACCAGCTGGCTAAATGGAGCGACGCCAATATAGTGATCTATGTCGGCTGCGGCGAACGGGGCAATGAAATGACCGACGTGCTTCTGCATTTTCCCAAGCTGATCGACCCGCGCACTCAAAGGCCGCTTCTGGAACGGACGATTTTCATCGCCAACACCTCGAACATGCCTGTGGCCGCCCGCGAGGCCTCAATATATACCGGGATCACCCTGGCGGAGTATTACAGGGATATGGGATATAACGTGGCGCTTATGGCGGATTCCACTTCCCGCTGGGCCGAGGCCTTAAGGGAACTTTCCGGCCGGTTGGAAGAGATGCCTCTGGAAGAGGGGTTCCCGGCATACCTGCCTTCGCGCCTCGCGGAATTCTACGAGCGCGCCGGAAAGATAAAGACTGCCGAGGATAAAGAAGGGTCCATTACCATTATAGCCGCGGTTTCCCCTCCGGGAGGGGATTTTTCAGAACCGGTAACTTCGCACACCAAAAGGTTCATCCGTTGTTTCTGGGCCCTGGACCGCGACCTGGCCAACGCAAGGCATTATCCGTCGATCAGCTGGATCGACAGTTATTCCGAATATCTCGACGACGTCAAGGATTGGTGGCATGCCAACATAGATAAAGAATGGCTTTCTTTAAGATACACGATCATGGATCTGCTCCAGAGAGAGCAGCGTTTGCAGCAGGTGGTAAAGCTGGTCGGCCCGGATGTGCTGCCGCAGGCCCAGAGGCTGGTTCTGGAAGTCTGTTTTGTCTTCCGCAATGCCTTCCTGCAGCAGGTATCTTATGACGCGGTTGACACCTTTTCGTCCGCCAGGAAACAGTTCCTGATGCTAAACGCGATACTGCATTTTTACCGCAAGTCCGAAGAGCTGATCAAAAAGGGGATCAATGTCCAGGAATTGAGGCAGGTCCCGGTGTACGAAGAGCTGCTGCGGATGAAGCAGAAATATACGGAGAACGAACTGGATAAGTTCGCGCAGCTAAAGGCGAATATCGACGAGTCCCTCGGAGAACTCGATTTCTAA
- a CDS encoding PTS sugar transporter subunit IIA: MKLTEYLSSDSCIMDLKSSTKEGAIRELASVLAATGKVNDNEDFIKHIMEREKLGSTGIGNRIAIPHTPTKSVEGMVMAFGRSRGGIDFQSLDGQEVNLVFLMGTNPDNLNVYLKLLATLSKLLNDRLFREEFMSASSADQIIGLFRKYEK; this comes from the coding sequence ATGAAATTGACCGAGTATTTAAGCAGCGATTCATGCATTATGGACCTTAAGTCTTCGACAAAAGAAGGCGCTATCCGCGAACTGGCCTCTGTCCTGGCGGCTACCGGAAAGGTGAATGACAATGAGGATTTCATCAAGCATATTATGGAGCGGGAAAAGTTGGGTTCTACCGGAATAGGCAACCGTATCGCCATACCTCATACGCCGACTAAATCCGTAGAAGGAATGGTTATGGCTTTCGGCCGTTCCCGGGGCGGTATCGATTTCCAATCATTGGACGGGCAGGAGGTCAATCTGGTTTTTCTGATGGGGACAAATCCGGATAACCTGAACGTTTACCTGAAGCTTTTAGCCACCCTTTCCAAACTGTTGAACGACCGGCTTTTTCGGGAGGAATTTATGTCCGCATCCAGCGCGGATCAGATAATCGGGCTATTCCGTAAATACGAAAAATAA
- a CDS encoding universal stress protein, producing MAITNIVVSVAGGPGSVMTAKYAIALAKVLNAGLTAIYVVDEKVLHELLKSRIFVEVEARVYERDLEQQGNVFLERVKKMSETKSVKCEGILLKGMISDEVTNKAKELNADILVMGDIKEPASRTDVYYDEGERILRKAGCSVIVVKDPSAVESFYKEI from the coding sequence ATGGCGATAACCAATATAGTTGTTTCCGTGGCAGGCGGGCCGGGTTCGGTTATGACCGCAAAATACGCGATAGCTCTGGCCAAGGTGCTTAATGCGGGATTAACCGCTATTTACGTGGTAGATGAGAAAGTCCTGCATGAGCTTTTGAAAAGCAGGATATTTGTGGAGGTGGAGGCCAGGGTATATGAACGCGACCTGGAGCAGCAGGGGAATGTGTTCCTGGAGAGGGTCAAGAAGATGTCGGAAACTAAATCGGTAAAATGCGAGGGTATCCTGTTAAAAGGGATGATCAGCGATGAAGTGACCAATAAGGCCAAGGAGTTGAACGCGGACATACTGGTTATGGGTGATATAAAGGAACCGGCTTCAAGGACTGATGTATATTATGATGAAGGCGAGAGGATCTTGCGCAAGGCCGGTTGTTCGGTTATAGTCGTGAAGGACCCGTCAGCCGTGGAAAGTTTTTATAAGGAGATATGA
- a CDS encoding V-type ATP synthase subunit E encodes MDKKILDQVNGENADMICAKIRQDTENEVKGLLDRASREKDGMIKKAEAEAQKKANDIRREADKDIDKSRERINSTLNLEKKRLLLEGKNRFVQSVFGSVAGLAEKFREQPAYADYLQKWIIEGIRVIESDKVDLFYSFRDENIVSDVFIRKIENICKDTLKQNVSIKPCKGDFTDIGVIVNSRDARVMFDNRFSARLSRSYDQVYMELLKEVSFG; translated from the coding sequence ATGGATAAAAAAATCCTGGATCAGGTTAATGGCGAGAACGCGGATATGATCTGCGCCAAGATCAGGCAGGACACCGAGAACGAGGTTAAGGGCCTGCTGGACAGGGCTTCTCGGGAGAAGGACGGCATGATCAAAAAGGCTGAAGCCGAGGCGCAGAAAAAGGCGAATGATATACGCAGGGAAGCGGATAAGGATATCGATAAGTCCAGGGAAAGGATAAATTCCACCTTGAACCTGGAAAAGAAGCGCCTGCTCCTGGAAGGTAAGAACAGGTTCGTCCAGTCTGTCTTCGGATCTGTGGCTGGGCTGGCGGAGAAGTTCCGGGAGCAGCCGGCGTATGCCGATTATCTGCAAAAATGGATCATTGAAGGGATAAGGGTGATCGAAAGCGATAAGGTGGATCTTTTTTATTCTTTCCGCGACGAGAATATCGTCAGCGACGTTTTTATCAGAAAGATAGAGAATATATGCAAAGATACGTTAAAGCAGAACGTGAGCATTAAGCCCTGTAAAGGCGATTTTACCGATATCGGCGTGATCGTTAATTCCCGGGACGCAAGGGTGATGTTCGACAACCGGTTTTCGGCAAGGTTGTCCCGGTCCTATGATCAAGTTTACATGGAATTATTAAAAGAGGTGTCCTTTGGCTAA
- a CDS encoding V-type ATP synthase subunit F, which translates to MTFFCIADKESSLGFKLAGVQTRQVSTRLDTLEALSVARATRDVGIILITEKAASFVKEEIAQHITHDPIPLVLEIPSRGEIKPHKSAGELLKELVGIGV; encoded by the coding sequence ATGACTTTTTTCTGCATCGCGGATAAGGAAAGTTCGCTGGGCTTTAAACTGGCCGGCGTGCAGACCAGGCAGGTAAGCACCAGGTTGGATACCCTTGAGGCTCTCAGCGTTGCCCGGGCGACCAGGGATGTCGGGATCATCCTGATCACCGAAAAGGCGGCGTCTTTTGTCAAGGAAGAGATAGCCCAGCATATTACCCATGATCCCATACCTTTGGTGTTGGAGATCCCATCCCGCGGCGAGATCAAACCCCATAAGAGCGCCGGGGAATTGCTAAAAGAGCTGGTGGGGATCGGCGTATAA
- a CDS encoding V-type ATP synthase subunit B, translated as MNEHSLREYKGLDEVVGPIFIIRNIHNVGYNEMVEVVDKDGKHRLGVTLEVGKGYAVVQVLGGTSGISLSNCRVRFKEEPLKVGVSEELLGRVFDGLGNPLDGMPKPLYEHALDVNGMAINPTAREYPNNIIETGISSIDVMNTLVRGQKLPIFSGSGLPHDLIATQIARQARVKDEDFCVVFAAMGVKYDTARFFIKSFEESGVLDRVAIFLSLADSPSIARLLTPKFALTCAEFLAFEKNKHVLVIMTDMSNYCEALRELSTIRGEIPARKGYPGYLYSDLAGLYERAGMIKGSSGSITQLPILTMPNDDITHPIPDLTGYITEGQIVLERELHSRGIYPPVAGLPSLSRLMKDNIGNGLTRDDHPSLASQLFAFYAHVKDIRALASIIGEEELTPLDHQYMKFGDEFEKRFLSQGYFERRTLEDGLDLGWDVLSLLPEEELVRIKSEDVKNHYKKRNES; from the coding sequence ATGAACGAACATAGCTTAAGGGAATACAAGGGATTGGATGAGGTGGTCGGCCCTATTTTCATCATCCGTAATATCCATAACGTCGGTTATAACGAGATGGTGGAGGTTGTGGATAAGGATGGAAAACACCGGCTGGGGGTGACCCTGGAAGTCGGCAAGGGCTACGCCGTGGTCCAGGTGCTGGGTGGGACCAGCGGGATATCTTTGTCAAACTGCAGGGTAAGGTTCAAGGAAGAGCCGCTTAAGGTCGGAGTTTCCGAAGAACTGTTAGGCCGGGTTTTTGACGGCCTGGGAAACCCTCTGGACGGCATGCCCAAACCGCTATATGAACATGCCCTGGATGTCAACGGCATGGCGATAAACCCCACTGCCCGCGAGTATCCGAATAATATCATTGAAACAGGGATCTCTTCGATCGATGTAATGAATACGCTGGTCCGCGGGCAGAAACTGCCGATATTCTCCGGCAGCGGCCTGCCGCACGACCTTATCGCCACCCAGATCGCCCGTCAGGCCAGGGTCAAGGATGAGGATTTCTGCGTAGTCTTCGCGGCTATGGGCGTAAAATACGATACCGCCCGTTTCTTTATCAAGAGTTTTGAGGAGTCAGGCGTTTTGGACCGGGTGGCTATATTTCTGAGCCTGGCGGACAGCCCTTCGATCGCCCGCCTATTGACCCCCAAGTTTGCCCTGACCTGCGCTGAATTCCTGGCCTTTGAAAAGAATAAGCATGTCCTGGTGATCATGACCGATATGTCTAATTACTGCGAGGCGTTAAGGGAATTGTCCACGATCCGAGGTGAGATCCCGGCGAGAAAAGGATACCCGGGTTATCTTTACAGCGATCTGGCCGGCCTTTATGAACGCGCAGGAATGATCAAGGGCTCCAGCGGCTCGATAACCCAGCTTCCTATATTGACCATGCCCAATGACGATATAACCCATCCGATTCCCGATCTTACCGGTTATATTACAGAGGGCCAGATCGTCCTGGAAAGGGAGCTGCACAGCCGGGGGATCTATCCGCCGGTCGCCGGGCTTCCTTCATTATCCCGATTGATGAAAGATAATATAGGCAATGGGCTTACCCGCGATGACCATCCTTCGCTGGCTTCTCAGCTTTTCGCTTTTTACGCGCACGTCAAAGACATCCGCGCACTGGCCTCGATCATCGGGGAAGAAGAGCTTACCCCGCTGGACCATCAATATATGAAGTTCGGCGATGAATTCGAAAAAAGGTTCCTTTCGCAGGGGTATTTTGAGCGGCGCACCCTCGAAGACGGCCTTGACCTGGGCTGGGATGTCCTTTCCCTTTTGCCTGAGGAAGAACTGGTGCGCATCAAGTCCGAGGACGTGAAGAACCACTATAAAAAGAGAAATGAAAGTTGA
- a CDS encoding V-type ATP synthase subunit D — protein sequence MKVDLAATKTNLLKTKKSLALTEEGFDLLDEKRRILMSELTAVIDSVDQRQKDVNNALKQAYDLLDKVVVGTGMTRLEELSLAIDVKTSLDISQRRIMGVSVPVIELYVKDNPPYYSSYDVNIYVDEAIQRFKSVLKLLALLAEKKITLLRLAEEARKTIRKVNALEKIYLPYYRQTLKSISDRLDEESREAFSMLKLIKKEKMRQ from the coding sequence ATGAAAGTTGATCTGGCGGCTACCAAGACTAATCTTTTAAAGACCAAGAAATCCCTTGCCCTCACCGAGGAAGGCTTTGACCTGCTGGATGAGAAAAGAAGGATATTGATGTCGGAGCTTACCGCCGTCATCGACAGCGTTGACCAGCGCCAGAAGGACGTGAATAACGCGTTAAAACAGGCGTACGATCTCCTGGATAAAGTGGTGGTCGGTACCGGCATGACGCGCTTGGAGGAGTTGAGCCTGGCTATCGACGTAAAGACCTCCCTGGATATCTCTCAGCGCAGGATCATGGGGGTGAGCGTTCCGGTGATCGAGCTTTATGTTAAGGATAATCCGCCGTATTACAGTTCTTATGACGTGAATATCTACGTGGATGAGGCGATCCAGAGGTTCAAATCTGTGCTGAAATTGCTGGCATTACTGGCGGAAAAAAAGATCACCTTGCTGCGTTTGGCTGAAGAGGCGCGCAAGACTATCCGCAAGGTCAATGCCCTGGAGAAAATATATCTTCCTTATTACCGCCAGACGCTCAAATCCATATCCGATCGTTTAGACGAGGAATCCCGGGAGGCGTTTTCAATGCTTAAACTTATTAAAAAAGAAAAGATGAGGCAATGA